Below is a genomic region from Neurospora crassa OR74A linkage group VII, whole genome shotgun sequence.
GCTCCAAGCAAGCTTTTCTCATCACGATTAGATTTCACGGTGCACCACTCAACCAGGGAAAAGAGACGATCCATCGGCTTGACGATCTCTGAGCAACCGTCACCCCAATGGCATCAAGGGCCTTGTGTCAGAGCCGAGTTGTCACCTGCTTCGTTCTTTAGAATCCATGAGTTTCATTGTCTCGTGGCATTCTCATTGCTCTCGATGAATCGGTTCAACACTTCATAAACATGGAGCTAAATGGTTGCTCAGAGCTAGTAATGCCAACATGCTTAATGGAGCGTCAAGTTCTGAGCCTTGAAGACACAGACATACACTTGCCTTTGCTCGAGTGTATTATTTCAGCTTTCCCTCTACTCGTCATCCCTCCTTTTCGAGAGACCAATCGACACTGAATGTCGCGCCAAAGAATGATGGAGAATCGGAATTTCTCAACAGGCAGGCTACGATACACATGACGCCTTGGCAGGCCCTGGACTTACATCGGATGAATAAATAAACGAGGTGACAAGCAGTACCCAATGGAGCGACTCTTCACTTCTTCCGTTTGCAAAATCTCGCTGGCCCGACAACGCGACCCTCGACTACAAAAACAACATGAGTCCGCGGTTTTTCCCCACCAAGGTTCTCTTCTCCtacaaccacaacaccaccatgcTCTCGGAGTATATCAAGTCAAAGCAACGTACCTCTGTCTCATTTCTCGTCATGTCCTCAACCTACTAGACGAGTGTCTATAGGTCTACCCACATCAAGCATCAACTTCTCCAGTTGAACTTGTCGCTTTTTACCTCAACGTCGACAGAGCAACTTCGCCTTTCAAGGGCACAAAAACACCTGCGAAGTGCAGTCATCACGGAccccgcccccccccccccccccccccccccccctttcagTCTTTGCGCTCCTTGATCGCGCTGTGCTACGACGGCACACGTCGCGAAATCAGCTTTTGCGTCTATCTAAACAGAGCAGACCAAGGTTCTgcttctcttttctcctGGAGCACCTAACCTTGCCTTCCATCTGATCAGCGATGGGATTCAAGCGAACGGATTCCTACCGACCGAGGGAACGCCAGAACAGCAACGGCCGTGACTCGTCTCGCCCTGCAGGTGGTGGATCTCGATCCAGAACTCGACGTAGATCTAACTCTCAGCAAGCATCCCCTCCTAGAGGTCCTGCAGCGAGTCGCCCATGGAATCACAGTGGACGAAACTTTTCTGCTCCTAACTGGAGTTATCACCAGCAGGATGCGTCTCGATATGAACATCAACATGGTAGAGAGACCTCTTCCGAAGCATTAGGAGAAATCACGAATCGGTCTCCCCTTCCAAGCCCCAGGGCCAGGCCTGATCGGAGTAGGTCGcccgatgatgatgatgacgatgaagattCACTTTTCGTCAGTGATGGTCCAGGTCCTGAGTTTTTCGAGGACTACGCTGAGCCCGAGCCCGAGCCTCTTCCCCGCCCACCTCCGACAATGCGACTGGAAATTCAGGATGGACAGTCAGAGTTTCCGGACGCTTTTCACAGGCGTCCAAAACCAATCTCAGCCTCACGTATAGCTTCTGGCATGTATTTTCAAGCTAGGGGAAAGCCAATTTTACCGCCTTTGACGGCCAAACCCAATTCTTCCCAGACTGGGAAAAACGTCCTCAAGCCTCGATACATATCGACCTCCAACATTCCAATTGAGGCATCGACCACCCAACCAAAGGCTGCCTCAAAGAAGCCCGTTGGTACCCCATCCAAGCCTAGCGCTTCATCAAAACCGATTCCCCCGAAGACTGATGCATCTATGAAGGCTGCTGCTCTCTCGAATGCTGCTGGTCCATTGACGTCTGGCACTGGCATGCCTTCCAAGCCCCCTGTTCCCCTCGATACAGACAATGACTCTAGCAGTTCCGCCCCTCGAGTCCCCAGTACCTTGACCATTGAAAAGGAGCCAAGCCGATTTTCTCCATTTTCCTTCCCGAGCAGAAGGACAACCTCAGGAGGCGACAAACTTGTATGTCAGGAGCTACAGCAGAGCGTTCATCGCCCTACTCTACCCTCGACATTTGATTCACTGCTTCCCAACAAATCCAGGCCCGAGAACAAACGTGACCCCAAGTCCGACCCAGCATCAACTCGCTCTATCCAGAAACGCAAAGTAGGCGACCTGTTTTCCGCCGCCGATCTCAAGATCATCTGGAAGCAGTGCTTCGAGCAGCGTCAACCCCCCGACCAATCTCGTCTCGGTCACTTCGCACTTCCTATCCCCTCACACTCACTTCATCTCGTTTCTCCCGCGCAGCTGGAGCGAGCCAAGCGATACTTCGTTCCTGACATCGTCCGATTTGAGGTAACGCCGCTGCAGCTCGGAAAGAAAAAGTCACGATCAAGTCAAGCCAATGCGAGACTGTTTCACTCAGATCCTACTCAAATCGCGGGCCGCGAGACTAGTACCCCAACCTATCACAAGCTGCAGCTTCGACCTTCCACATCCCAAACGGACGGTCTCGCCTGGCCTGTCTTAAGAGCCATGCAAGTCGGCTGGGAGTTGACCGCGCGATGGTACAAGGAAGTCATTGTCGACGGGGGTTGGGTTAGTCTGGGTCGTCTTGACCGCGAGGACACCGTCATGTCGGATGCCATGGACATCGATGGCGAGAACGAGAACGACAAGGTCATCACCTCTCGAAACAGCAAAAACCCTGTCGGTACAGGGCTCGGTGACTTTGTCGCTAATGAGCTGAAGAAGAATGTGGTGAAGACCAAGCACAGCCGCGACGAACCTGAGGGTTCTTTGAATGTCGACCGCGAGATTGGACGCTGGCTTGATCATGTTTGGAGGGAGCAGAATTAAGCACTGAACAAAGAGGGACGTACGTCTATCTGAGGCCTTGTTGCGGCGCTCATTGTGGTCATTGCTGCGAGGTGCAGTTCTTCCACATATCACCGGCCCAGTGAGTGGGTGCATACTAAATGCAACATCGATGGTGTTGCGCTTCCACGCAACACGACTTACAACTTCCCGGTAAATTTCTGTTGCTTTTTGTTGCTCTCAGCAGCTTCCGTTTGTTTAGTTTTACGAAGTGGTCAATCAGTATCACTCCCATCCGAACCAGGTTCCGGACAAGGTTCCGGACAAGGTTTGCATTGTTGTTGGCTTTCAGGTTCACTTTGCTACCCATATTATACGGAGCAAGTGACCGACTATGTTGGAGATACCCCGTGTACAGAACAAGAGCAAACAGGGTCGAGCGCTCGTTTCTTACAGACATGGTTTCAGAGGGTAGGGTTTCCTTGAGTACCCTCCCTTTAGGTTCTGTAGCTTTAAGAGCCTCATTTAGTGATGAATTTCCTCTCTTCTACATGAGGTTGCATGGTGACGTTCTCGAGTTGGGAATGGACCGTCTGATGTCTGTCTCTTTTCTCTGTTATCATCCTATCAGGAATTGCCGCCAACAGCCCCAACCTCTACAGGTGTATTTTATCTGGGAGAAGAGATCTACCGATAGATTGGGCCTTGTCGTCCACTTCATTCCCAAATTATCCAGGCCACACATTTGGTTCCACAACGGCACATACATCTGTTCTCCGGCTTTGGCCTGTCCGCCCAATGCTACTCAACGTCTCCCATAGGCTGCACAAGTCGACCAAACGTCAAAGGGTGACATGTTAATATCAAACAATATATCAAATGGAGCCTCGATGACCATCGGCATTTCTACATTGTGGAATTTAAACGGCAGTTGTGCAGGCCACGGCAAGTGAACCGTGGACGGGCCATCATGGCTTCTGGATCTATATGCCGTGCAACGTCGAAGACTTATAAACCCAACCCCATGGTTCCAGGTGACGGTGATTCCGTTGTCCCAACCGTTGCCCCTGTCTTGTTGAACTCAAACGGACATCCGagtttctcctcctctttggcTTTGAGGCTTCCTTCGAACAGCCACTCCACCAAGAAGCAACCCCCATAGCTCTTTAAAAATCATCAACCTTTTCTCCACAATGTTCTGGTCCGCCCTCCTCGCTCTCTTCGCGGGCGCCAAAGCTTTGCCCCaattcggcggcggcggcggcggcggcaaccgCGTCACCATGCTACGATTCGGCTGTGCCCAAGTAGTCATTGACCGGGTCGATCCGCTCGTCAACCCGGGCCAGATCCCCTCTCCCCATGTGCACCAGATCGTGGGCGGGAACGGCTTCAACGTGTCGATGCCTCACACGGACATTTCCGAGCTTGCCAGCTGCACCACTTGCCAGTTCTCCGAGGACTTCTCCAACTACTGGACGGCGAACCTGTATTTCAAGGCTCGCAACGGGACCTACAAGCGGGTGCCGCAGGGCGGTGCGGCGTTGCAGTTCAACGACCAGTTCAGCACGCAGATCAATGGCGGGGTGTTAGTTTATTATGTGTCGGCTGATCCGGGAAAGATCACGGCGTTTAAGCCTGTGAGTGATGATGACCTCCCCGTTTTTTCTAGTCGTTGTATCCGgcagtaggtacctaggtaggtaggtacatatgaCTAATTCGGCCGGCCGGCTGATGTTCACGACGACGAAAACAGGGATTCCGTATGCTCGTCGGCGACCCGAACATGCGGTCGAGACCCGACACCAAGTTGAAGAGACAAAACTGCTACCGTTGCTACACCGGTCCCAACTTTGGCGGCGACGTCGGCGCTCCGTGCCAGGATGACCGAGTGGACTCGGAGGCTCTCCCCAGCAAGCCCTGCCCGGGCGGGATCCGATCCAACATCCACTTCCCAACGTGAGTTTTTTTCCCCGACATGAATTTCCCTTACATTAGATACTTACCTACAAGATACTGACGCCCATGGCCCCCGGAAACAGCTGTTGGGACGGTAAAAACCTCGACTCCCCCAATCACCGAGACCACGTAGCTTACCCGACCTCCGGGCCTGCCACTTTCTTATCACTGGGCGGCTCCTGCCCGTCCACGCACCCAGTCCGGATCCCGCAGCTCATGTACGAGGTTGTCTGGGACACGACCCAGTTCAACAACAAGGCCGAGTGGCCGGCCGACGGGTCGCAGCCGTTTGTGCTCAGCACGGGCGACGCGACGGGGCTAGGCCAGCACGCCGATTACGTGTTTGGCTGGAAGGGCGATTCCCTGCAAAAGGCCATGGATACGGCCGGGTGCATGGGCGCTCGGTGTGCTTCCCTCAAGACGCAGAAGATTGAGGATGCGAGGAAGTGCGCGGTCAAGAAGTTGGCTAAGGAGGAATATGATGGCTGTGAGTACCTTACTTTTCGCCGTGAACTTTGTGTGAAGTTTGATGGGTTAGACTGCGGTTGCTAACGTGTCttgctttttaatatagggctTACCAAGCTTCCTGGTATGGATATGCCGATGTGAAGAATGCGCTGCTTGTACGTGGTGTCTGATTGGACTTTTGATCTTTGACTTGGATGCGCTTGTGGTAGAAACTATATGTTGTGACTGTTTTTTGTTGAAGTCAAATTTGCAAGTACATGTATGATGACGCGATAGCCGGGCATTGTTGGCCACGGTGTGCTCCTTAGCAGTCCATATTAAGTCACAATACTGCTTGAATTCCGCTTTTTATTGACCCTGTTAACAGGATAATCATCCAATTCGTTTCATCCTTATGATCCATCTCGCAAGTTTCCTCATCTGGTCAGGATGCTTCAGCAATAGCCTGTCTCGCCTCGCTCAATCTCGGCAAGATGTGTTCCTCATTAGCCCAGTGGCAAACAAGGTCGAACATTTCACACCAGACGCCATCGTCTTCGGTCTTGAGTCGATGAAGGTCGTCCTTGTCGAACCGCTTAAAGACCTCCATGAAACAGTCCTCTAAGTCTTTCCACATTTCCCTTTTTGATTTGATTGCTCGTTTGTATGGATTCTCATGTGTGAGCAAGCAGTGCAGGATCTTGTACTGGACGTCCAGAGCCAGGAACTTCTCATCGAAGTGTGTATGGGGTGGGCGTGATGGAACACACGCTATAAACGCGTCCAACAATCCAGCGGCCTCGTCCATGGCATCAAGTACACATTCCTGGACGTACTGGACACACTCATCAAAACTATGGCGTGATCTCCATGCGGGATGGGGGCCGTAGTTAAGTACGATTCGCGACTCTCCCAACATACTGGGGTAGCCAGAGTTGGGGTCCTCGTTCAACCAGGTCTTGACGACGTCGTGAGTAACACAGCCTGTGACGACTCCAAGGCCAGCGTCGCCGTTAATTTGCACTCGAAACTTGCAAGTAGGGCCGCATTCACCTTTGATATAGCAAAAGGTGAACGGAATGCCCTGATGCTTGCTCATGATTTTGCGCTGCTGGTCCGAAATGGTAGCGTTATACGCCCTCGCTATGAACATATCGATGGACTGATGTTCGTCTGTTCCAAGTGTCGTCAAGAGCTGGCcgaggttggtgttgttatCTTTGAGGAACTGCCGCATCATGAGGACTTGGTGACCGGTGAAGCTTGGGTAGTGCTTTTCGTGGAGCTTTATCCGGGGAGGCATTCTGATGACTGGGGTATCATCCATGCGTCCCATTTGCTGTGTGTATTCCAGTTCTGTCCACTCTTCGTTGTTGGTGGAAGCGGAGCTGGAGACCACTCGGACTTGGTCTCCCGAAGCGGATGCCATTATGCTGTGTTTGTTGCTTCTGGGCGGAGTGCGAAGGGTGGTTGAGAAACTGGAGTAAGAGGATGTACGAATATGAGGAACCAAGTGGCGTACCGTGGGACCATTCTTATCGTAAACGAAAGCCAATGGTGAATTAGAACCACAATGTTCAAGGCCAGTTAAGAGACTCATCATTATCTGATTATGAGATTGATCTTACGTGAACACTAGCGACGAAAGTCCTGTAATAAAGTAGATGTACCTCATGTTGACGCAGTACGGGCCGCATACTTCAGAAATGATGGTGCTGATACATGTGGCCGGTGGTGGGGGAACAATGGATAAACCGCGAGGGTGATTCTGAGGGAAAATAGTTGAAGAGCTTCAAAGATCTGGGCAAATGCTGGATTTCAGAGAGGACAAGAAACGGCCTCAAAGTAAAGGCAAGCAAAGGCCCAGATCCTGAACATGTCTTTCTCTGTTCTTGCCTAACCAAGGAACCATCTTTCGGCTGGCGGTGAACTCCTTCCTTCAGTCAAAGGGTCCTTCCttggctggtggtgatgtcttTCCAAAACAGAAGGCTCCTTCCGTGTAGATGCTGACTCCTTCCTTCGTAACCGCACTTTGCTGTTTGCATGATGGGGCATGCAAGGAAGGTGAGGGTGGCCGTAATGGAGCAATGAGAGAGAAGTTGATTAAGTCGATTTGTCATTACTAGTGGTAATGAATACATGCtggtaagtacctctaggtactagTAGTTTACTGCCCTCCCACCAATGACTCCGTGTACAATATCAgtgtttctcttcctcccacAATCACTCTTTCCATCGTGGATATCAAGATACCCATCTAACCCATTACCGCCTACCAGTACGCCAGCTCTCCATCAGCAGCTCCATTGCCATCAATGACAAACGCAACCTCGTCCTCGGACTTCCCACAAAATTCGTCCGCCGTATAGAGCACGACACCCGCATGAAGCAGCTTCGACAAGGGCTCCTGTTTCTGAACCAGATCCTTCAGTTCAAAGAACTTGTCGCGCCACACTCCGCCGTCTTCCGTCGCAATCCGATAGAGATCGTCCCTGCTGCAGCTTCCAAACACCTGCAGAAAGCAGTTCTCCAGATCCCTCCACAGCTTCTTGTTGGCCTTGATGTACCGCTTAACGGGCGTTTCCGTCTCGGTAAGCAGGCAGTGGAAGATCTTGTACATGGTGTCCATGGCGAGAAACTTGGCTTCGTACGAGGGCAATCCGTTCTCGTTGTTGGAGGGGTCCACGGTCGAGGCAACCGAACGGAGAATGTCGTGTACCCTAACAGCGGCAACCTTGGGCACGCCAACCTCTGTCTGCCCTGGCAGCCACGGTGTGTTGAGATCGCAACCTGCGTTCAGGTCCTGCCGGGCTTGGGCTAGCAAAGCTCGGTAACCGGCTTCGTCGGTGTCGGCATTGCCCTCGGGAACGGTACATCCCAAAGCATGCGCGGGCACTGGGCCGACGAGGTCGCAGAACATGTCCGGGTCCCAGGTCTCGTCGAACTTGCGTGTACACCAGCACTCGGCGTCGGCAAAGGTGAAGGGCTTTTGTTGGTGACGGCGCAAGTTCATAATCTCGCGCTGCTGGTACTCGATGGTAGCGTTATAGGCCTTGGCGACGAAGAGGTTCATGGACTCTTGCTCTCCGTTCGTCCCGAGTGTCTTCCAAAGCTCAGAGAGACTGGCGTGGTTGTCTTCAAGGAATCGGTACATCTTGAGGACTTGGTTGTCGGTGaactttttgtttttctcgAGGTTGAGGCGACGAGGAactttgatgatggtgcATCCGTCGATGCTTTCCAGCTCATGGGTATGAAACAGATCGGTTTCTTCAATAcccttgttgttggcggcgAGCACATCCTGGGTTTTGTAGATTGAAGAGAATGCCATGGACTCGTAGACGGAATAGAATGCCATGGTGAGTGATGTCTGCGATGCAGGTCGCTGAGTGTCTAAGTGGAAGAATAATGAGAGAGAGTTTGAGAAACAAATGCTGGCTGTTTTGGATGATTGCTGTCATGTTGGATCTTCTCGAAAATGATCAGAGTCGTCGCCTATTTGTATCCCGAATCTCTCCTACTGAGTTGAAGACTAATGGGCGGATGGCACTGCCCATCGTGGGATTAGAATAGTAGCCTCCCGTCACCATGGTTCGTTGTCCCAACACAGTTCTGCTCCTACAGCGGCTAGAGTAGCGGCGTCAGCGCCACCAGTGATCCTGCAATGAATTTTTCTCCAAGGGAGCGCAGAATTGTTCCCATCTTGCAGTTAGGGTCATCTTCACAAAGCCCCCTAGAGACTTTGCGCAAGTTCAATTGCCAATGGTGACGTGTATGTGATGGGGAAAGGCCGTAATTCAATGACCTTGGTAATCCTTCTTGAGCCTGTAAAAGGGGTGGCAGTAAAATGTGATGCCAAAATAGAACTAGCCAAAGGGCAGATCTCAGGAAAATGGGGTGTCGTATGCAGTAGTACAAGCTGCTATAACCGCGACAGCTGAGATGTGCCTTTCAGTAGAAGTGTTTGCAGATGGAAAGAAATCCGTGAGTCGACTAATGTCGAGTTGGCCCAGATTGGCTGTCTGGCATCTGCATCTACTGTCACTTGGAAGTGCATCAAGGACAGGATACCTACGCAGGTATCGTCAACACGCATGATGCATCTTACCTCTGCGAGGTCGCTCCGAGCTGAAGAGGTATCAGGCGAGCGTAGAAGATAAAGACCCAATGACCTCTCAATGACTTGGACATTACGTATACCTAGTGCATCTTTCTTAATGCTCCCCAAATTACCAAGACTTTGACTCCCTTTGTGACTTTAGTTTTCTTCTGTAAAAATCCAACCTCACATTCACCAATGTTTTTCGTCCCCGTCCCTCTGATTCAGTCCCGAACCCATCAAGCTCATCTCCCACTCCCATTTCCACAGCATACACTCCTCGGGGACATACCCAACGGGTTCTGCGTTCAAAACCGGCTGTCTCCTCCCATCCAGCTAACTATAAGCTACATACGAGCAATCCGGACACACCTCGACTCCTGCTATTTCACTGTTTCTTCCATAAACCAACCCCTTTGTCGCTCTCCTTCTCTGCCCCTGCTTTACCCCTTCCCGGTTATCCATGACTCGCACACGCAAACAAGCAGGATCCGTACACTGCCTCGGGTGCTGAACCTCATTGTTGTTCCGATGACAGAAACAACACATCCGATCGAAGCTATCAACGAGGAGACGTAAGGCCGCACCCGGACGATACGACGGATGGAAAACCCTCGGGGCCCTAAGTCGCTGGCTGGGTTCGCCTACATACTATTCTCGCGGGGGCGGGTGTGCTGCTCTTTCTGGAAACATCTGGGTAATCAGCCGTGTTAGCAAAGCgtgcaaaggaaaaaagatcGCCGTTCTTTCCTCACACGGGAAGTAATCCGCTCAGCTACCCCTGCACCAGCGCGTGTAGTCTTTTTGCGGTTGTATTTCAAAGAGTTGTAACGTCTTTGCACAGTTTGTCTCGTGGTATGCCAGCATATTAGCTCTTTTTGCATCTCGTTGCTGAGAAATGCAGTCCTAGTGTCCAGTTGCAGTCTCGCTTTTTCCGTTGTTAGCTGACATGTGTTATACAGTTCCCTTACAACCTACCATGTGGGGAACTAACATCGCTCATACTTGGAAGTTTCTGTCCGTCACCTGTTGTCAGGAGTAAGGGAACCTAGGTAAGGTATGAAATGGAAACAAGTACCAAAGCACTATGTACAAAAATGTAGACTCAAAGACTCATTCCTTGTCAGGTGACACACGTTCTGGATCGACCAGAAGTATCCAATGTTGACTTCCACCCAATACCATGGTAATATATGCCACGCAAAGGAGACCAAAACCATCATCCAATGATTCACAATTCCCAGCCGATCCCCTAAGGGTACCCTGGCGACCCCAAGGCATCTACAGATGCATCGAAAGTGATAGCAGTCGGCTTCGCACTCATGATATTCCCCGGAAACGCCGAGTCTTTCAGCGCAATATTCGCCTTGCCGAAATCGTGCGCATACAGTAGGTCCCTAATCCCCGCCGGAAACCCATTATATGAAACCAATGGGCCCCTGAACCAGACGCCTTTAGCATTCTCAATGGCATCATCCGCCGCGTCCGCGAACCGGAAGCAGTGCGTGTTCGCCCCATCCTTGTGGTAGACTATTTTGGGATGCTCCCCATCCCACCTGACATCAGCGGCGGCCTTGATCTGGTAACCGCCGTGCTTAGAGGCGGCGACGTACTGGGCTTTGTTGTTTGCGTCCACCCAGACGGCGATGTGCTCCCAGTCGTGTGTATGGCCCACATCCAGCAGGTAGGGGATGGCTACGTCCTTCTCGAAGTAGTAGTCATAGAGATAAATGCACCAGCCGTTGGCATTGCAGCGCTGTCGGGAGTAcacgttgttgttgtccagGTCGGACGGGTCGCGGCAGtcggaggagggagagacaAAGTTGTGAGGGAGGCCTTGGGCGATGGTGCCGTCGGCGCCAATGGCTGGGACGTTGTAGCAGCCGTCGGTGTCAAAGTCGAGAGAGGGCTGCCACCGGAGGTCgttggcggtggcggctTGGGGTAGGGCGGTGGGTGGGTTGATGGCTACTCCCCAGAGGTGAACATCATCCAGtgtggacgaggagggggaagggggagtaAAGGTGGTGTTCCTGGGCACGGTGAGTGCCGAAGCGTAGGCCGCAAAGAAGAGGGTACGGAATGCCATGTTGACGACTTGGTCTGGCGGCTTCTGAGGCGGTAAACGAGGGATGCCCGGCCGAATGCTCTTCACTTGAAGTCCGATCGAACGAGACACTCGATCCATCTTATATGGATATCCATCGACGGCACTTGCGGTGCGATAACCGGACAGCTTTCAGATCAAGGGTTCGACAACCTTCCTATTCGGGATCAAGGATACCCATCCGACTGCAACCACAAGAATACGATGAAGCATCGGGCGTTGGCTTGCGCAGAGTATGTACCGCCGTTTCTCACTCGATATGGTCCTCATCAACTCACTAGCAGATTGGTCGAAGCCAGATATACCACCCGGCGCTATTCTTGGTTGAGTGAAACCATATCGAGTGAACAT
It encodes:
- a CDS encoding secreted protein; translated protein: MDRVSRSIGLQVKSIRPGIPRLPPQKPPDQVVNMAFRTLFFAAYASALTVPRNTTFTPPSPSSSTLDDVHLWGVAINPPTALPQAATANDLRWQPSLDFDTDGCYNVPAIGADGTIAQGLPHNFVSPSSDCRDPSDLDNNNVYSRQRCNANGWCIYLYDYYFEKDVAIPYLLDVGHTHDWEHIAVWVDANNKAQYVAASKHGGYQIKAAADVRWDGEHPKIVYHKDGANTHCFRFADAADDAIENAKGVWFRGPLVSYNGFPAGIRDLLYAHDFGKANIALKDSAFPGNIMSAKPTAITFDASVDALGSPGYP